A single window of Cydia fagiglandana chromosome 25, ilCydFagi1.1, whole genome shotgun sequence DNA harbors:
- the LOC134676760 gene encoding uncharacterized protein LOC134676760, which translates to MQQPGGSASEVEKVLSPPELHLIRLVVCGLRAAARAASASRQSRGSVEAAACRVIARQAGREHDDVLALWWNFRASSLRKLRAHLARGDVAATGERLSALEWAVVDLLMLYDTLLLSVASFHQRAQLAALERTFELVQRFRLEPERGGAVSPEQWRRAADSYCNNGVVLSAVALQRRWYELKLDTRQRACAPRAPGAPRPLLVPIHEAVANRYPHVVHSRELLTWRELVAAGRVAEPTSERGPAPGERRAGAAALTHDAEKSVETIDLLNDEEVENSGHNEAAAPASTSNITPVTTAGKELSGSENTQRNSNRNINQNKNTSSNEGFDKNIDIKIKPEIIEIDDDAPSPKEDIIDAMHDIDLNDVDATIVYESEEEDVKTIIDVQMGDVDKAAESATVVNENNENSNISKENVNFIQYQEVKVESNWSDISNISDEDKKIDIEEHSLVKKEESSDSDEQYVTCSSPDLNKQIEKLRCIKENSENVNIKSEIVNNSFVCNNLDNIAQQLKDEILNKCCDAPLELNEDTSVSDTSQESTEDISGIDPKLLMCPVILLRRIDEPRPIDKLPLPIHRQSNTQKYSKTTYSRLFYEKNKAKLFYERNISRSFYEKNKALLKQCKPCMVPLRRVDEEGGRNVGGNGRKRVRLPDMEKVKRNNRGILTAEVAPLVPMQSATMVKRVRPNPTYSDQFATSSSTLQASGPNPLQYTFQPSVPPPWTLILSQTDTQPDRRRQDPEPSSLSEQLHVGNTYQNSSVINPASQQNYFIIPPTQYNMLQSQDGSLLQNQSSQSQLQNLNAPLQSFMSNPMLQAPNTSWPHGLQQNITNHWPQIQGTENVFTNMCPSVLQTLGTKTTATGIIPTPNISTQNLAIQNISTQNMPTHNISTKNMAIQSISTHNVVAQNILTQNIATQNIPTQNMSTQNILTQNIATQNIPTQNMPTQNISTQNIATENMATQNIATQNIPTQNMSTQNMSTQNTSTQNISTQDIATENMATQNIAAHNISTQNMTMQNIGPQNQTPETQNVTSVDELATGNILTQNTTMQNISTQNIATQNILTHNMAASSISTQNIAMQNIPTQNIETPKILIPNWGLANMAGVIPLTQTSFNQPSLTIDGTLLAQNFQGIVLKQQEPLNQFITGSQPNPFIVNPSCVNTAPTSTLLNPQSTVVTNQALLCGSVLQIMQPAPDGSTSMSQLNQVEDSTNSKILQQNPIGGSSDTSGNMDVDGETKVASDSCLNTKELVDVLQVVPVENLFEMIPTTYTEEVKISYKSSGILDWGLFPLSPSYLMKENKLDFKRVLCTGPGQGWLKGHLVVSDQQRPPPVAAIWSLRPRVRLLLPTSEEDCKDGRAAPNVSFRDRLYQKLFDYPLTYAMMLVAVESAAACRQLLSRGAALQLYCLETGVLHPIQTQRFDNGSLILSGDADVESPLAELTRRLHPAPSAPPPEPSAASAPTAPILSALISAAPRPLSAQLPEAVVTAPMLSALISAARKPPEPKSTFEAGLGSPSSVSSESDERSTLFELSSVSSESDELSSVSFESESAPTPPPLSPNPGPSAVIPSSQPAPEQVTSTPSASVATTSVPTSSTSQIHPAQTEERSTAIRPKLKPKRNETKPVTTVTALIASTLSSAATKITAQNTQTEPTHARRRSKRRPKLKPPAAAKEMTVTALLAAALSSVPTESTADILPANNTQAETKPARRRPKRRPNSKPPASAKEITTVTALVASTPSAATKMTAQLPLANNTQAETRPARRRPRSKPPAPRKVTKLIAPVESTLIDSVPTKSVAEIPPAVKRPKFKPSILKPPTSKSSATKTPAPKQTTTNPMLKTSKPTILKSKPSTPKVAAPTVPISVPAISTAKEENTQCDWSVLSEAEFVANYRLPRRRVRALAKELGPLIQNHCIRKILSCLRYLATDTARPLAGASEVIDALNHHTFINKYITFPLQAKARETVTHRFKQLYKLPNVLGVVDGVQIAIQDVPPAQEEAFLNRAGFHSLNVQLICDADLNILSVDNSQGGCVHDCAIWAAHPLHLQLQRQHDEGERVYLLGDSGYLQRVTLMTPFPTASDPYETLYNFHHSRAWSSIKQCIHMLRQRWRRLTIPLPENKARKIINACAVLHNMAQQCSAPVLPPDVDLKEQERKDALLEEQQESAVVSLVTAPDRDRLLREWKKGVAARNLLVESLKSAIESGVR; encoded by the exons ATGCAGCAGCCTGGGGGTTCAGCCTCGGAGGTGGAGAAG GTGTTATCTCCACCCGAGCTTCACCTGATACGTCTGGTAGTGTGCGGGctgcgcgcggcggcgcgcgcggcgagCGCGTCGCGGCAGTCGCGGGGCTCTGTGGAGGCGGCGGCGTGCCGCGTCATCGCCAGGCAGGCGGGGAGGGAACACGACGATGTTCTGGCCTTGTG GTGGAATTTTCGAGCGTCGTCACTGCGTAAACTGCGCGCCCATTTAGCGCGCGGCGACGTGGCGGCGACTGGTGAGCGGTTGTCTGCTCTAGAGTGGGCCGTGGTAGATCTGCTAATGCTGTACGACACGCTGCTTCTTAGTGTG GCGAGCTTCCACCAGCGCGCGCAGCTGGCGGCCCTGGAGCGCACCTTCGAGCTGGTGCAGCGCTTCCGGCTGGAGCCCGAGCGCGGGGGGGCTGTGTCGCCGGAACAGTGGCGCCGCGCGGCGGACAGCTACTGCAACAA CGGCGTGGTGTTGTCGGCGGTGGCGCTGCAGCGGCGCTGGTACGAGCTGAAGCTGGACACGCGGCAACGCGCGTGTGCGCCCCGCGCGCCGGGCGCCCCTCGCCCGCTGTTGGTGCCCATACACGAGGCCGTCGCGAACAG GTACCCCCACGTGGTGCACTCGCGGGAGTTGCTGACGTGGCGCGAGCTGGTGGCGGCGGGGAGGGTGGCCGAGCCTACC AGCGAGCGCGGGCCGGCGCCGGGCGAGCGTCGCGCGGGCGCCGCCGCGCTCACACACG ATGCGGAAAAGAGTGTAGAGACTATTGATTTACTGAATGACGAGGAAGTCGAAAATAGTGGTCATAATGAGGCAGCAGCACCAGCCAGTACTTCCAATATTACTCCAGTCACTACTGCTGGTAAAGAACTTAGTGGTTCAGAGAATACTCAAAGAAACAGTAATAGAAATATAAACCAGAACAAAAATACCTCTAGTAATGAAGGCTTTGataaaaatatagatataaaaATTAAACCGGAAATAATAGAAATAGATGACGACGCTCCGAGCCCGAAGGAAGACATAATAGACGCGATGCACGATATAGACTTAAATGATGTAGATGCAACGATAGTTTATGAGAGTGAGGAGGAAGACGTTAAAACCATCATCGACGTTCAAATGGGTGACGTTGATAAAGCAGCAGAGTCTGCTACAGTTgtgaatgaaaataatgaaaacTCTAATATTAGTAAAgaaaatgttaattttattCAATATCAGGAAGTGAAAGTTGAAAGCAATTGGAGCGATATCTCAAACATCAGTGATGAagataaaaaaattgatattGAAGAACATAGCCTTGTAAAAAAAGAAGAATCCAGTGATAGCGATGAACAATACGTTACTTGTTCTTCTCCTGATTTGAATAAACAAATAGAAAAACTTAGGTGCATCAAAGAAAATAGTGAAAATGTTAATATCAAGAgtgaaattgtaaataattcaTTTGTATGCAATAACCTTGACAACATAGCACAGCAATTGAAAGACGAAATACTTAATAAATGTTGCGATGCGCCGTTAGAGCTAAATGAAGACACAAGCGTTAGTGACACTAGTCAAGAGTCAACTGAAGATATTTCTGGTATCG atcCCAAGCTACTGATGTGCCCGGTAATACTATTACGAAGAATAGATGAGCCAAGGCCTATAGACAAACTACCATTACCGATCCATAGACAATCAAACACACAAAAATATTCCAAAACTACATACAGCAGATTATTTTATGAGAAAAATAAAGCTAAATTGTTTTATGAAAGAAATATATCTAGATCGTTCTATGAGAAAAACAAAGCACTGTTAAAACAATGCAAGCCTTGTATGGTGCCTTTGAGGAGGGTGGACGAGGAGGGGGGTAGAAATGTGGGGGGTAACGGGAGGAAGAGAGTGCGACTGCCGGATATGGAGAAAGTGAAAAGGAATAATCGTGGTATATTAACGGCGGAGGTAGCGCCGCTAGTGCCTATGCAG AGTGCCACCATGGTAAAGCGAGTGCGACCCAATCCAACCTACAGCGATCAATTTGCGACCTCATCATCGACTTTACAAGCTTCTGGTCCAAATCCCTTACAGTACACGTTCCAACCTTCAGTCCCGCCGCCATGGACACTCATTCTAAGCCAAACTGACACACAACCAGACAGGCGCAGACAAGACCCAGAGCCATCTTCCTTATCGGAACAATTGCATGTTGGCAACACTTATCAGAATTCATCAGTAATTAATCCTGCATCACAACAAAACTATTTCATAATTCCTCCAACTCAGTATAACATGCTGCAATCCCAAGACGGCTCTTTACTTCAAAATCAAAGTTCTCAGAGCCAATTACAGAATTTAAATGCTCCTTTGCAAAGTTTCATGTCGAATCCAATGTTACAAGCACCTAACACAAGCTGGCCACATGGTCTACAACAAAATATAACAAATCACTGGCCTCAAATACAGGGAACAGAAAATGTATTTACAAACATGTGCCCGTCTGTGCTTCAGACACTAGGAACAAAAACGACAGCAACGGGAATTATACCAACACCAAACATATCAACACAGAATTTAGCTATCCAAAATATATCCACACAGAATATGCCAACGCATAATATATCAACAAAAAATATGGCAATACAGAGTATATCCACACACAATGTAGTTGCGCAAAATATATTAACGCAGAATATAGCAACGCAAAATATACCGACACAGAATATGTCAACGCAAAATATATTAACGCAGAATATAGCAACGCAAAATATACCGACACAGAATATGCCAACGCAAAATATATCAACGCAGAATATAGCAACGGAAAATATGGCAACACAGAATATAGCAACGCAAAATATACCGACACAGAATATGTCAACGCAAAATATGTCAACACAGAATACGTCAACGCAAAATATATCAACGCAGGATATAGCCACGGAAAATATGGCAACACAGAATATAGCTGCGCACAATATATCAACACAGAATATGACAATGCAGAATATAGGACCGCAAAATCAAACTCCAGAAACTCAGAATGTAACTTCAGTAGATGAATTAGCAACAGGTAATATATTAACTCAGAATACAACAATGCAAAATATATCGACACAAAACATAGCAACTCAAAATATACTAACACATAATATGGCAGCATCAAGTATATCAACACAGAATATAGCAATGCAGAATATACCAACACAGAATATAGAAACACCaaaaatattgatacccaaCTGGGGATTGGCCAATATGGCTGGCGTGATACCGTTGACGCAGACAAGTTTCAACCAGCCTAGTCTAACGATTGACGGAACTTTACTGGCACAAAATTTCCAAGGCATTGTTCTAAAGCAACAAGAACCTTTAAACCAATTTATAACTGGCTCACAACCTAACCCGTTTATAGTGAACCCTTCTTGCGTTAACACAGCGCCTACATCGACGCTTCTGAACCCACAGTCTACGGTTGTTACCAACCAAGCCTTGCTGTGTGGGTCGGTGTTGCAAATCATGCAGCCTGCCCCTGATGGTTCTACCAGTATGTCTCAACTAAATCAGGTTGAAGATTCTACCAATTCTAAAATACTGCAACAAAACCCGATTGGAGGTTCTTCCGACACCAGCGGTAACATGGACGTGGACGGAGAAACTAAAGTGGCAAGTGATAGTTGTTTGAATACTAAAGAACTAGTTGATGTGCTTCAGGTTGTGCCTGTGGAGAATCTTTTTGAAATGATACCGACAACCTACACGGAGGAGGtgaaaatttcatacaaaa GTTCAGGCATCCTTGACTGGGGCTTGTTTCCGCTCTCGCCGTCTTATTTAATGAAAGAGAACAAACTGGACTTCAAGCGCGTTCTGTGCACCGGCCCGGGCCAGGGCTGGCTGAAGGGTCACCTGGTGGTCAGCGACCAGCAGAGGCCGCCGCCGGTGGCTGCTATATGGTCATTAAGGCCTAGGGTCAGACTGCTGCTACCG acGTCAGAGGAGGACTGCAAGGATGGTAGAGCGGCCCCGAACGTGTCCTTCCGAGACCGACTGTACCAGAAGCTCTTCGACTATCCACTCACATATGCTATG ATGCTGGTGGCGGTGGAGTCCGCGGCCGCGTGCCGGCAGCTGCTGTCGCGCGGCGCCGCCCTGCAGCTCTACTGCCTCGAGACTGGAGTCCTGCACCCGATACAAACGCAG CGTTTCGACAACGGCTCGTTGATCCTGTCCGGCGACGCCGACGTGGAGTCCCCGCTGGCGGAGCTGACGCGCCGCCTGCACCCCGCTCCCTCCGCGCCGCCGCCGGAACCGTCCGCAGCGTCCGCGCCGACTGCGCCAATACTCAGCGCGCTCATCTCCGCCGCGCCGAGACCGCTATCCGCTCAACTACCTGAAGCTGTGGTGACGGCGCCGATGTTAAGCGCGTTGATTTCTGCGGCGCGAAAGCCTCCAGAGCCGAAGTCTACCTTTGAAGCGGGATTAGGTTCGCCATCGTCAGTCTCATCTGAATCTGATGAACGATCTACGTTGTTTGAATTATCATCAGTCTCATCTGAATCTGATGAACTATCATCAGTGTCATTTGAATCTGAATCGGCGCCCACGCCTCCTCCACTGTCACCCAACCCGGGCCCTTCTGCAGTGATACCGTCCTCGCAACCGGCTCCGGAACAAGTGACATCCACACCGTCTGCGTCAGTAGCAACAACTTCAGTACCGACCAGCTCGACTTCTCAAATACATCCCGCGCAGACCGAAGAGAGATCCACGGCGATACGACCTAAGTTGAAAccgaaacgaaacgaaacgaaacCAGTAACAACAGTGACTGCTCTAATAGCATCCACGCTATCTTCAGCAGCAACCAAAATTACTGCTCAAAACACGCAGACGGAGCCAACACACGCGCGGAGACGATCAAAGAGACGACCGAAGTTGAAACCACCAGCGGCGGCGAAAGAAATGACGGTGACTGCTCTACTGGCAGCCGCGCTGTCTTCAGTGCCAACCGAGTCGACTGCTGATATACTACCCGCGAATAACACGCAGGCGGAGACGAAACCCGCGCGGAGACGACCAAAGAGACGACCAAACTCGAAACCACCAGCATCGGCGAAAGAAATAACAACGGTGACCGCTCTAGTGGCATCAACGCCTTCAGCGGCAACCAAAATGACTGCTCAATTACCACTCGCGAATAACACGCAGGCAGAGACGAGACCCGCGCGGAGACGACCAAGGTCGAAACCACCAGCGCCGAGGAAAGTAACAAAGCTAATTGCTCCAGTAGAATCAACGTTGATTGATTCAGTACCAACCAAGTCGGTTGCTGAAATACCACCCGCGGTGAAACGGCCCAAGTTTAAACCATCCATACTAAAACCACCAACTTCAAAATCATCAGCGACAAAAACTCCAGCTCCGAAACAAACAACGACAAATCCAATGTTGAAAACGTCAAAGCCGACAATACTAAAGTCGAAACCATCCACGCCGAAAGTAGCGGCGCCGACTGTGCCGATATCCGTGCCG GCAATATCCACAGCAAAAGAAGAGAATACGCAATGCGACTGGAGCGTGTTGTCGGAAGCGGAGTTCGTAGCCAACTACCGCCTGCCCAGGCGCCGCGTGCGAGCCCTGGCCAAGGAGCTAGGACCACTCATACAGAACCATTGCATTAGGAAA atCTTGTCTTGCCTGCGGTACTTAGCAACGGACACTGCGCGCCCCCTAGCGGGCGCCTCGGAAGTTATTGATGCGCTCAACCATCATACTTTTATCAATAAGTACATCACGTTCCCTCTGCAGGCGAAAGCGCGGGAGACAGTTACACACAG GTTCAAACAACTATACAAGCTCCCTAACGTACTGGGCGTGGTCGACGGGGTGCAGATAGCAATACAGGACGTGCCTCCGGCCCAAGAAGAGGCCTTCCTCAACCGAGCCGGCTTCCACTCGCTCAACGTGCAGCTT ATCTGCGACGCCGACCTGAACATACTAAGTGTGGACAACAGCCAGGGCGGCTGTGTGCATGACTGCGCCATCTGGGCGGCACATCCGCTGCACCTGCAGCTGCAACGCCAGCATGACGAAGGAGAACGCGTTTACTTGCTAG GAGATTCCGGCTACCTCCAGCGCGTAACCCTCATGACGCCCTTCCCTACCGCCTCCGACCCCTACGAAACCCTCTACAACTTTCACCACTCCCGCGCCTGGAGCTCCATCAAACAATGTATCCACATGCTCCGACAACGATGGAGAAGACTCACTATACCACTGCCAGAGAATAAAGCGAGAAAAATCATCAACGCTTGCGCAGTCTTACATAATATGGCGCAGCAATGTAGTGCTCCGGTACTTCCGCCGGATGTAGATTTAAAGGAACAGGAAAGGAAGGATGCATTGTTAGAGGAGCAGCAGGAGAGCGCGGTGGTGAGTCTGGTGACGGCGCCAGACAGAGACAGACTGCTGCGGGAGTGGAAGAAAGGTGTTGCTGCTAGGAATCTTCTCGTGGAATCGTTAAAAAGTGCCATCGAATCTGGTGTTAGATGA